In Microbacterium sp. No. 7, the genomic window GGGCGCCGACAAGGTCGGCGTGAACTCGGCGGCGATCGCGCGACCGGCGCTCGTGGACGAGATCGCCGACCGGTTCGGCGCGCAGGTGCTCGTGCTGTCGCTCGACGTCAAGCGGGCGCCGGACACGCCGTCGGGCTTCGTCGTGACGACGCACGGCGGGCGCACGCTCACGACGCTCGACGCCCTGGAATGGGCGAGGGAGGCCATCGAGCGCGGCGCGGGGGAGCTGCTGGTCAACTCGATCGACGCCGACGGCACGCGCGACGGCTTCGACCTCGAGCTGATCGCGCTGATGCGCGAGATCTCCCGCGTCCCGGTGATCGCGTCGGGCGGCGCGGGGGCGACCGAGCACTTCGCTCCCGCCATCGCCGCGGGCGCCGACGCCGTGCTCGCGGCCTCGGTCTTCCACTCCGGTCAGCTGACGATCGGCGAGGTGAAGGCCGCGCTGGCCGACGCCGGCGTCGAGGTGCGGCGATGAGCCCCGACGAGGCGATCGCGCGCGTCGCGTTCAACGGCGACGGGCTCGTGCCCGCGGTGATCCAGCAGCACGACACCGGCGAGGTGCTCATGCTCGCGTGGATGGATGCCGAGGCGCTCCGCCGCACGCTCACGACCGGCCGCGTGACGTTCTGGTCGCGCTCCCGGGGGGAATACTGGCGCAAGGGCGACACCTCGGGTCACGTGCAGTACGTGCGGGGCGTGCGTCTCGACTGCGACGGCGACACCCTGCTCGTCACGGTGGACCAGATCGGCGCCGCCTGCCACACGGGGGACCGGACGTGCTTCGACGGCGTCGACCTGACGCCGGTGGTGGGACTGCCGTGATGCGCCGCGCGCGGCTGGTCGCACTGCTCGTCATCGTCGTGGGCGGCGCCCTGGCCCTGATCTCCTCGACGCAGAGCTGGCTGCTCGTGACGCTGGGCGACACGGGCGACGTCCTCGAGGTGTCGGGCGACGCGGCGGTGCCGCTCCTCGCCCCGCTGAGCCTCGCGGCGCTCGCCCTCGGGCTCGCCCTCGCCCTCGTGGGCAGGCCGCTGCGCTATGCGTTCGGCGCCCTCGCCCTCGCGATCGGGGCGACGCTCGCCTGGTCGGCGTGGCGCATCGCCGCCGAGCATCCGCTCGACGCCGTGGCCGCCGTCGTCACCGAGGCGACGGGCCTCGCCGGCACCGCCGCGGTGTCGGCGCTCGTCTCGTCGATCTCGGCCACCGCGTGGCCCGTGCTCGCGCTGGCCGCCGCCGTCCTGATCGGCGCCGGCGGCGTGTTCACCCTCGCCACCGCGCACCGCTGGGCCGGCTCGGGGCGGCGCTACCGCACCGACGCGGCCGAGGCCGATCGCGTCGACCGGTCGCGTCCGCACGACGCGATCGACTCGTGGGACGACCTGTCGCGCGGCGACGACCCCACGGACCGCTAGACTGGCGGCATCCCGTAAGCGTAAGGAGAACCATGAGCAACCCGATCGCCGACCCCGGACACGGACATTCGCCCGCCGCCTGGAC contains:
- the hisF gene encoding imidazole glycerol phosphate synthase subunit HisF is translated as MTLACRVIPCLDVADGKVVKGVNFENLREMGDPVELARRYFEQGADELTFLDVTATVDERATMFDVVRRTAEQVFIPLTVGGGVRSADDVARLLGVGADKVGVNSAAIARPALVDEIADRFGAQVLVLSLDVKRAPDTPSGFVVTTHGGRTLTTLDALEWAREAIERGAGELLVNSIDADGTRDGFDLELIALMREISRVPVIASGGAGATEHFAPAIAAGADAVLAASVFHSGQLTIGEVKAALADAGVEVRR
- the hisI gene encoding phosphoribosyl-AMP cyclohydrolase, which produces MSPDEAIARVAFNGDGLVPAVIQQHDTGEVLMLAWMDAEALRRTLTTGRVTFWSRSRGEYWRKGDTSGHVQYVRGVRLDCDGDTLLVTVDQIGAACHTGDRTCFDGVDLTPVVGLP
- a CDS encoding Trp biosynthesis-associated membrane protein — protein: MRRARLVALLVIVVGGALALISSTQSWLLVTLGDTGDVLEVSGDAAVPLLAPLSLAALALGLALALVGRPLRYAFGALALAIGATLAWSAWRIAAEHPLDAVAAVVTEATGLAGTAAVSALVSSISATAWPVLALAAAVLIGAGGVFTLATAHRWAGSGRRYRTDAAEADRVDRSRPHDAIDSWDDLSRGDDPTDR